Proteins from one Paenibacillus amylolyticus genomic window:
- a CDS encoding deoxyribodipyrimidine photo-lyase: protein MKLFIHRKDLRTDDLAAFDYLRQHEDESVHVLIYDPFLLRQGREKEHSGVNFRQHASALGRQYLEAKQKLHVVYGKPAEVVDYILNEFKGEMNEVVVHRDMTPYAIERDRAIRKVSEAHEVTFTQLTDHLLMDLNGFANFTGKSEPYKVFAAFHRRWVEFMNEHPNPPSATTVADLKVSDRQMDWPDAMQVPQELLESSGSKDEDPNLLLQQFLSDRIAEYGDHRDEYEAYEPSHLSSYVAVGAVSIRKMYDAARLTAESGEWIRQLCFRDFYLYRAVYESHYFTYEKVYDLSPLHDGHFESWCKAETGIPIIDAAMTELNETGHMPNRLRILTAMFLTKNLQCPFTLGEAYFRRKLSDYDNIQNRGNWLWCASLGENAAPYFRVNNPVTQSEKYDPQGDYIRKWLPELKDMHSKDIHQPRKDAIVDLKASRQAAIDVYKQILASREK from the coding sequence ATGAAGCTATTCATACACCGCAAAGATCTGCGTACGGATGATCTGGCCGCATTCGATTATTTGCGGCAACATGAAGATGAGAGTGTACATGTTCTCATCTATGATCCATTTCTACTGCGTCAAGGACGAGAGAAGGAACACAGCGGTGTGAATTTTAGGCAGCATGCATCGGCATTAGGCAGGCAGTATCTTGAAGCCAAACAAAAATTGCATGTTGTTTATGGAAAACCGGCTGAAGTGGTTGATTACATCCTGAACGAATTCAAAGGCGAGATGAATGAGGTTGTGGTCCATCGGGACATGACGCCATATGCAATCGAGCGGGACAGAGCCATACGCAAAGTCAGCGAGGCACATGAGGTTACATTCACACAACTGACGGATCATCTGCTGATGGATCTGAATGGATTTGCCAATTTCACAGGCAAGTCGGAGCCTTATAAAGTATTTGCAGCTTTCCATCGGCGGTGGGTCGAATTCATGAATGAACATCCCAACCCTCCTTCGGCAACAACGGTTGCAGACTTGAAGGTGAGTGATCGTCAGATGGATTGGCCGGATGCAATGCAGGTACCTCAGGAGCTGCTGGAGAGTAGTGGTTCGAAGGATGAGGACCCGAATCTGCTGTTGCAGCAATTTTTATCGGATCGAATTGCTGAATATGGGGATCATCGGGATGAATATGAGGCTTACGAGCCGAGTCATCTTAGCTCATATGTAGCGGTGGGAGCTGTATCGATCCGCAAGATGTACGATGCTGCGCGTCTTACAGCCGAGTCTGGGGAATGGATCAGGCAGCTATGTTTCCGCGACTTCTATCTGTATCGGGCGGTCTATGAGAGTCACTATTTTACATATGAAAAGGTGTATGATCTCTCGCCTCTCCATGACGGTCACTTCGAAAGCTGGTGTAAGGCGGAAACCGGGATTCCGATTATTGATGCAGCCATGACGGAACTAAATGAAACCGGACATATGCCCAACCGGTTGCGGATTCTCACGGCGATGTTCCTCACCAAAAACCTGCAATGCCCCTTCACCTTGGGTGAAGCCTATTTCAGGCGCAAGCTGAGTGATTATGATAACATTCAGAACCGGGGGAACTGGCTATGGTGTGCTTCGCTCGGCGAGAATGCTGCTCCATATTTTCGCGTAAACAATCCGGTAACGCAATCTGAGAAATATGATCCGCAAGGTGACTATATTCGCAAGTGGTTGCCTGAATTGAAAGATATGCACAGTAAAGACATCCATCAGCCGCGCAAGGATGCCATTGTGGATCTGAAGGCATCGAGACAGGCGGCGATTGACGTGTATAAACAGATCTTGGCGAGCCGTGAGAAGTAG
- a CDS encoding response regulator: protein MRAIVIDDEKPAQLHLERLLRTDGRITPVQCFSTARDGLHFLAKERVDVVFLDIGMPEMNGLEAAEYIQQLDQRIRIIFVTAYADHAVEAFELHALDYVLKPVSSARLAKTIDRIAGTMSYTSQIAATAEVQESEPVSVELDTEVPGSLHSNIWISTEAWIRVQRNISGVLPNRRNCLLFCFITGKNG, encoded by the coding sequence GTGAGAGCCATTGTGATCGATGATGAGAAGCCGGCGCAGCTTCATCTGGAGCGTCTACTGCGAACGGACGGACGAATTACTCCCGTGCAATGTTTTTCAACAGCTCGTGATGGTCTTCATTTTCTGGCAAAGGAACGTGTGGATGTTGTATTTTTGGACATTGGCATGCCGGAGATGAATGGACTGGAAGCGGCTGAATATATACAGCAATTGGATCAGCGCATTCGTATCATCTTTGTAACGGCTTATGCGGACCATGCGGTTGAGGCGTTTGAGCTGCATGCACTGGATTATGTGCTTAAACCGGTAAGCTCCGCACGATTGGCCAAAACGATTGATCGGATTGCGGGCACCATGTCATATACTTCCCAGATTGCAGCTACCGCCGAGGTGCAGGAATCGGAACCTGTCTCTGTGGAGCTGGATACCGAAGTTCCGGGGTCGTTACATTCAAACATCTGGATATCTACAGAAGCTTGGATCCGGGTGCAGAGAAACATAAGTGGCGTACTACCAAATCGCAGGAATTGTTTGCTTTTTTGTTTCATCACAGGGAAGAATGGGTAA
- a CDS encoding BTAD domain-containing putative transcriptional regulator: MFHHREEWVSKEILLDKLWGDVSQEKGLTHLHTSVYQIRKLLKEWKMTGKLEYNMNRYRLLSGNLVSDVDQFEKAMVYKTITSDNVGDLRHMIPLYRGDYLEEHDYRWAQAKARELRRKYTGLVMDIARWDMMHGRGKEAIEQLTILQEREPYSEEICRLMMEVYASMDDQQGILRLYHSFTLTLNEDLGHQPEPETSRLYQSLTGK, encoded by the coding sequence TTGTTTCATCACAGGGAAGAATGGGTAAGCAAAGAGATTCTGCTGGATAAGCTGTGGGGCGATGTTTCCCAGGAAAAGGGATTAACCCATCTGCATACTTCGGTATACCAGATTCGAAAGCTGCTTAAGGAATGGAAGATGACAGGCAAGCTGGAATACAATATGAACCGCTATCGTCTGTTATCGGGCAATCTGGTAAGTGACGTGGATCAATTTGAAAAAGCCATGGTCTACAAGACCATCACATCAGATAATGTCGGTGACTTGAGGCACATGATTCCACTTTATCGTGGCGATTATCTGGAAGAGCATGATTATCGCTGGGCACAGGCCAAAGCAAGGGAACTCAGACGCAAGTATACAGGGCTGGTTATGGATATTGCGAGATGGGACATGATGCATGGCCGTGGCAAGGAAGCGATCGAGCAATTAACGATATTGCAGGAACGGGAGCCTTATTCGGAAGAAATCTGCCGACTCATGATGGAAGTGTATGCATCCATGGATGATCAGCAAGGCATACTTCGTTTATATCATTCATTTACATTGACCCTGAATGAGGATCTGGGACATCAGCCAGAGCCGGAAACAAGCCGATTATATCAGAGCCTGACGGGCAAATAA